One Rhizobiales bacterium GAS188 DNA window includes the following coding sequences:
- a CDS encoding Cupin domain-containing protein has product MPASPHDHPPIIRKPLLTAQLASAKLCGRVEVKEITFAPGQKTGLHLHPVPVIGYIAKGEFLFQVEGEAARTLPAGDAFFEPADTRVLHFDNASETAPGTFIAFYLMGAEDSELITMLE; this is encoded by the coding sequence ATGCCCGCCTCGCCTCACGATCACCCGCCGATCATCCGCAAGCCGCTTTTGACGGCGCAGCTCGCGAGCGCCAAGCTCTGCGGACGCGTCGAGGTCAAGGAGATCACCTTCGCGCCCGGCCAGAAGACGGGGCTGCACCTGCATCCGGTCCCCGTGATCGGCTATATCGCCAAGGGCGAATTCCTGTTCCAGGTGGAAGGCGAGGCCGCAAGGACGCTCCCGGCGGGGGATGCCTTCTTCGAGCCCGCCGACACCAGGGTCCTGCATTTCGACAATGCGTCGGAAACAGCGCCAGGAACCTTCATCGCCTTCTATCTGATGGGCGCCGAGGACAGCGAGCTGATCACGATGTTGGAATAA
- a CDS encoding Uncharacterized membrane protein: MHKIGRQQAGQQDSWGGREAPFDMSTSYAAAYLACAVVFLGLDGLWIGWIAKRFYIASIGPMMREQPSIGVALVFYAIFLAGMVVFAVIPSIGDGWRKACLLGALYGLCTYATYDLTNLATLKSFPARLAVIDLAWGICLSAAAAIAGCLAAQWMLG, from the coding sequence ATGCACAAGATCGGGAGGCAGCAGGCGGGGCAGCAAGACAGCTGGGGTGGCAGAGAGGCGCCTTTCGACATGAGCACCAGCTACGCCGCCGCCTATCTCGCCTGCGCGGTCGTGTTTCTCGGCCTCGATGGATTGTGGATAGGCTGGATCGCCAAGCGCTTTTATATCGCCTCGATCGGACCCATGATGCGCGAACAACCGAGTATCGGCGTCGCGCTGGTCTTCTACGCGATCTTTCTCGCCGGCATGGTGGTCTTCGCCGTCATCCCCTCGATCGGGGATGGCTGGCGCAAAGCCTGCCTGCTCGGAGCGCTCTACGGCCTGTGCACTTATGCGACTTATGACCTGACGAACCTCGCGACGCTGAAATCCTTCCCGGCGAGGCTCGCCGTCATCGACCTCGCCTGGGGCATCTGCCTCAGCGCCGCGGCCGCGATCGCAGGATGTCTGGCGGCGCAATGGATGCTGGGTTGA
- a CDS encoding acetyl-coenzyme A synthetase produces MTDKIYDVPEAAAKNALIDAKRYREMYEASLKDPNAFWGEQGKRIDWMTPFSKVKNTSFGPGPVSIKWFEDGITNVAYNCIDRHLAKRGDQVALIHEGDDPKVDAKITYRQLHEHVCRFANVLKQHGVKKGDRVTIYLPMIPETAYAMLACARIGAVHSVVFGGFSPDSLASRISDAKSTVLITADEGLRGGRKVPLKANADEACAKAGSVKSVLVVRHTGAAVSMQAGRDVYVDDEARKVSADCPCEKMSAEDPLFILYTSGSTGTPKGVLHTTGGYLVYVSMTHQYVFDYHDGDIYWCTADVGWVTGHSYIVYGPLANGATTLMFEGIPTYPSVSRFWQVVDKHKVNIFYTAPTAIRALMGAGEGPVKATSRQSLRLLGTVGEPINPEAWEWYHRVVGDDRCPIVDTWWQTETGGILITPLPGATRLKPGSATLPFFGVVPQIVDGDGKVLEGEASGNLVIADSWPGQMRTVFGDHERFVQTYFSSFPGKYFTGDGCRRDADGYYWITGRVDDVINVSGHRMGTAEVESALVLHAKVAEAAVVGYPHDIKGQGIYAYVTLMQGVEATETLRKELFAHVRKEIGPIAQPDLIQFAPGLPKTRSGKIMRRILRKIAEDEFQALGDTSTLADPAVVDDLVANRQNKRV; encoded by the coding sequence ATGACTGACAAGATTTATGATGTGCCGGAAGCGGCCGCGAAAAATGCCCTTATCGACGCCAAGCGCTATCGGGAGATGTATGAGGCTTCGCTGAAGGACCCGAATGCATTCTGGGGGGAGCAGGGCAAGCGCATCGACTGGATGACGCCCTTCAGCAAGGTGAAGAACACCTCGTTCGGGCCAGGCCCCGTCTCGATCAAATGGTTCGAGGACGGCATCACCAACGTGGCCTATAACTGCATCGACCGGCATCTCGCCAAGCGCGGCGACCAGGTCGCCCTCATCCACGAGGGCGACGACCCCAAGGTCGACGCCAAGATCACCTATCGCCAGCTGCATGAGCATGTCTGCCGCTTCGCCAATGTGCTGAAGCAGCATGGCGTCAAGAAGGGCGATCGGGTCACCATCTATCTGCCGATGATCCCCGAGACCGCCTATGCGATGCTCGCTTGTGCCCGCATCGGGGCGGTCCACTCGGTGGTGTTCGGTGGCTTCTCGCCGGATTCGCTCGCAAGCCGCATCAGCGACGCCAAATCAACGGTGCTGATCACCGCCGATGAAGGGTTGCGCGGCGGCCGCAAGGTGCCGCTCAAGGCCAATGCGGACGAGGCCTGCGCCAAGGCGGGCAGCGTCAAGTCAGTGCTGGTCGTCCGCCATACCGGCGCGGCCGTGTCGATGCAGGCCGGGCGCGATGTCTATGTCGATGACGAGGCCCGCAAGGTCTCGGCCGATTGCCCCTGCGAGAAGATGAGCGCCGAGGACCCGCTGTTCATCCTCTACACCTCGGGCTCCACGGGAACCCCCAAGGGCGTGCTGCACACCACTGGCGGCTATCTCGTCTATGTCTCGATGACGCATCAATACGTCTTCGATTATCATGACGGCGACATCTACTGGTGCACGGCCGATGTCGGCTGGGTGACCGGGCATTCCTATATCGTCTATGGCCCGCTCGCCAACGGCGCCACGACGCTCATGTTCGAGGGCATTCCCACCTATCCCAGCGTGTCGCGCTTCTGGCAGGTGGTCGACAAGCACAAGGTCAACATCTTCTACACCGCGCCGACCGCCATCCGGGCCCTGATGGGCGCAGGCGAAGGACCCGTGAAGGCGACGTCGCGGCAATCCTTGCGCCTCCTCGGCACGGTCGGCGAGCCGATCAATCCCGAGGCCTGGGAATGGTATCACCGGGTCGTCGGCGATGATCGCTGCCCGATCGTCGACACCTGGTGGCAGACGGAAACCGGCGGCATCCTGATCACGCCGCTTCCCGGCGCCACCAGGCTCAAGCCGGGCTCGGCGACCTTGCCGTTCTTCGGCGTCGTGCCGCAGATCGTCGACGGCGACGGCAAGGTGCTGGAGGGGGAGGCCAGCGGCAATCTGGTGATCGCCGATTCCTGGCCTGGCCAGATGCGCACCGTGTTCGGCGACCATGAGCGCTTCGTGCAGACCTATTTCTCGAGCTTTCCGGGCAAATATTTCACCGGCGATGGCTGCCGGCGCGACGCCGACGGCTATTATTGGATCACCGGGCGCGTCGACGACGTGATCAATGTCTCGGGCCACCGCATGGGCACGGCGGAGGTCGAATCCGCCCTCGTTTTGCATGCGAAGGTGGCCGAGGCCGCCGTGGTCGGCTATCCGCACGACATCAAGGGCCAAGGCATCTACGCCTATGTGACCTTGATGCAGGGCGTCGAGGCGACGGAAACCTTGCGCAAGGAGCTGTTCGCGCATGTGCGCAAGGAGATCGGCCCGATTGCTCAGCCCGACCTTATCCAATTCGCGCCCGGCTTGCCGAAGACGCGCTCCGGCAAGATCATGCGGCGCATCCTGCGCAAGATCGCCGAGGACGAATTCCAGGCGCTCGGCGACACCTCGACCTTGGCCGATCCCGCCGTGGTCGACGACCTCGTGGCCAACCGGCAGAATAAGCGGGTGTGA